Genomic segment of Salvia hispanica cultivar TCC Black 2014 chromosome 2, UniMelb_Shisp_WGS_1.0, whole genome shotgun sequence:
ACATGATGATGGCAAGAGTACACTGTCTCGTCTTGCGATTGTTGGAAATAGTGTAGCCTTTACACGGACAACTCTTGCTATTacaaaagaaccaaaaactagaaggtaaataaaacaaaagaaatacaataaaagaaCAAGATGCAAACTATTGTCTTCTTTAAGTCGTGTCGAGGTAACCCTCtctccgcaagacgagatacgccctggctagtgctcacggattGACGCAacgtccccaaagatgaaacgactTTCCTCCTACCTCAAACTCGTAGGCTCCGGCGAACTTGAATTGGAGGCGAGAACcgagctatgcaatgcttCTATATGCGAACTAGAATGCTTGAGAtcttagagagaagagagaatgattgATGGTGTATTCTCATCTCTCAAATCCAcgcctatttataggatatGAGTGGCAACACGAGAGGTCTCTGTATTAAGGCACCTCATAAACATATTGGAGGTTACCTAAGGTGAAAAGCCAAAAGACTTGGCCATATGAAAAGCTTGAGACTTTTCTATTTCCCTCACATTTTTCTTACAACATAATGGGATTGAAGggagtactctctccgtcccagataatttggacactttgacccgacacgagttttaagaaatctaatggaaagtgagttgaaaaagttggtgggatatgagtcatacttttaaagtattagttttataataaaatgtgagaaagaatgagttagtggaatatgaggttcactataaaaaatgataaaaatgaaatggaataaattatgtgggacgatccaaaatggaataatggagcaaattatgtgggacggagggagcggTATTTGTCTAGTGATCGAgacttatttatttgtatttgcCGAGAGTACTTTGGTTGTCTGTCgtaatttcacaaatatatttaaaacgGATAATTTGCATAATGggtattaaagaaaaaataaaattcataaaatcgAAATTGGTCACCACGAAATTATCTCCTTGGACAGGGAAAAAGGGAGTCGTGCTTCTGAAATTCTCTCCCGCCATGAAAGCATCCTCCATTCACTCCTTCCTCTCTCCCTCACCTTCTCCATATCCATTCACAGCAACCACTACCAAGGGGCTCTCTCCATTGCCTCTCTTCAGGCCTTATCCCCGCCTCAACTTCCAGTACCCGCAATTACTCAATTCCAACAGGTACTCGCGTTTCGCAGCAACTCACAAATTCCCGAATTTAGTATTCCCCGTCGGTTCGTCTTCTCAGCTCTCCGACGATGATATTGAAGTTGAAtccgacgacgacgacgaagAAGAGGACGACGTGGCGGCAGAGGAGTACGACGTCGTTGCTGGTGAAATCAGCGAACAGTACGGAGATGAAGAGGACGAAGAGGTTTTGGAGGCGACCGAAGGTGTTGGCCCCAGATATGAGGAGTTCAAGTGGCAGAGAGTGGAGAGGATTAGGAATGAGGTGCGGGAGTTTGGTGAGGACATCATTGATGTCGAGGAGCTCGCCTCTGTTTACGACTTCAGAATTGACAAGTTCCAGGTCTTCCCTTCTCTTCCTAGGTCGAAAGACTAAAATACAGCAATCTTCTGTTTATGACATTGCTAGGTTTCAACAAACACGATTGAAAgcagaatatttatttagtttttcatAAATGTTGCAGATGCCTAAAGTTGTATTTTGGCTGCTGATTATAATGATCaatgtgttaattaaaattgCTTATAGGTGGATGAATTAGTAGTTGCAGTCTTGTTGAGAATTTTGGTGTATTATATGTACTTGTGAAGTTCAATTTCTGTCTTTTTGCAGCGATTGTCCATTCAAGCATTCCTGAAAGGTTCTTCAGTTGTAGTTTCTGCACCAACTAGTAGTGGAAAAACGTTGATTGCTGAAGCTGCTGCAGTTGCTACTTTTTCCCGAGGAAAGAGATTGTTTTACACTACTCCTTTGAAAGCCTTGTCAAATCAGAAGTTTCGTGACTTTCGGTGAGAATGCGGGTGTCGATAGTTgttattgataaaatttcGGGGATCACTAATTTCATATGTCGTACGTGGTTTCACAGTGAGACATTTGGTGATACTAATGTTGGACTCCTCACTGGAGATTCTGCTGTCAATAAAGATgctcaaattttgataatgaCCACAGAGATTTTGCGCAACATGCTATATCGGAggtgattattttaatgtgatgTTTCTTAACTTTCTTTCAATATTGTTCAGTAGGAAACATGATATGAAAGTTGAAAGTTTGTCTTAAGCAAACCCTTTCCTTTATGTTGGTGATACTGATCAGCATAGCTTCTTTGTTGACTTTGgaagaattaatatttatcataaaGTGGTTTGTTTGgctcataaatttatttctgaATACTTTTCTGCATTTTACTCCTTGGATTCAATGCTATTATATTGGCTGATGTCTCTTCCAGGGTAATATTTTCTTATCCGTCGTACGTCTATGTGACCGAGACATCATTATTTTACTTATGCTTGTGGATATATTTGTGATACAGTGTTGGAACAGATTCTTCTGAAAGTATGCTTTCTGATGTGGATGTGATTGTTTTGGATGAAGTGCATTACTTGAGCGACATATCCCGGGGTACAGTTTGGGAAGAAATTGTGagtcattttatattatacaGAAAGCcagaatttaaataattactcaCGCTGTTAATTGTTGCTTATATAGGTGATATACTGCCCCAAACAAGTGCAATTAATATGTCTTTCTGCCACTGTTGCAAATCCAGATGAGTTGGCAGGTTGGATTGGTCAGGTACTGCATCTTCTCTTGAACTTTCATGCAGTTCTTGTGCAAGGTAGTATATGAAAAAGTACTTTTTCAGAATTACTTAGAATTCTGCAGGTTAGGATTCTTAATATCCTGTAAGGATGTCTACCTAAAATGTATAACTTCAATTAAAGGTGCGATAAACTATCATTGTACATCATCATAGTTCATCCTGGTTAAAAGTGGAGTACTAATTTCTTATTGTAGTGTTTGAGgacttattaaaaattaagctgcagcttattttcattttttcacattttaactcattttcagtttttgtttttctaattAAGTTTGGTTTAGGGAGTTGGAGGGAATTTTTTGTAGAAGGTAAGACCATGTTGTTTTTTGAGCTTGATAAATGAGCTACAGTACATTTCTACTGCAAGAAAGAGTTCCATGTATGAGtgttttttgtaatattatatttcattacTTATCTGCAATTGGTCTTCTAGAGAACTATACATCCAACAAATTGGCATCCATTTTCTCATATAGTATTCATATCTAATGCTTTGTTCTTCCGTTGTGCATAAAAGATTCATGGAAAAACTGAGTTGGTAACATCATCCAAGCGTCCGGTTCCGTTGACTTGGCACTTCTCAACAAAGACAGCATTGTTACCACTTCTTGATCAAAAAGGCACTAGCATGAACAGGTGATTTCTTCTAGATATTGCTAGGGTTTGGATTTTGTATTTCTATTCGGGTTAATTAGTTAGGTTGATTCACATTTGGGGAAGTATCATCTCTGAACTGAATTGGTTATCTGGACATTAGCTCGTTGCATAGTGAATTACATGAAAACCGTAATAGTGATTTTTGGCCCCTAGCTTTGGAGAGTCCGTCTGGGCTAGCTTTGTGGTGCAAGTGGTGAGAAAGTAGCCCTTGGATTTTTTTCTGATCTTCTCTCTTCATGCTAAGAAGAGAGAGGTGCCAAAGTATCTCGTCTTTGATTTCTATCATATATGTATTATCAGTGCAACATACATCAATGCCTGAAGGGATGGCTCCTATATAGTTTGACAGTTTTCCTATAGCTATTTTTGCTTGATGAATTTGAGTTTTTGGTGGCAAAGAAAGAGAAGTTGTGATACTCTTGACAGTTTTCCTATAGCTGCTTGCTCTTAATTTGCAGTTGAAACTAGTACTAACAGGTATGGCACTCATAATTATCTGcaatctattttaattagtacaGGAAGCTGTCCCTAAACCAGTTACAGCTTGATTCTTCAAGAGATAATGTATACAAGGATGAGAATCCTAGAAGAAGGAAATCAAAGAAATATCAGTTTGATGTTCCTCCACTTACAAAGCATGACATGAACTCTATACGCCGGTCGCAGGTATGAATTATCATTAGTTCATCCTCAGTGGAAAAGTATATCCGGATCAGAGatcatttttctcattctGGTAGAATACAGGTTCCTCAAGTTGTAGATACATTATGGCATCTTAAAGCAAGAGATATGCTTCCAGCAGTCTGGTTCATCTTTAGCAGAAAAGGTTGTGATGCTGCTGTTCAATATCTTGAAGACTGCAACCTGTTGGATGATTGTGAGATAACCGAAGTAGAGCTTGCACTTAAAAAGTTTCGTGTTAAATATCCTGATGCTGTTAGGGAATCTTCTGCAAAAGGACTTCTTCGAGGTGTTGCTGCTCATCATGCTGGTTGCCTTCCCCTTTGGAAATCGTTCATTGAGGAGCTTTTCCAAAAGGGGCTTGTGAAGGTTGTTTTTGCCACGGAAACTCTTGCTGCTGGAATTAACATGCCTGCAAGAACTGCTGTTGTGTCATCTCTGACCAAAAGGATTGACAGTGGTCGCACATTTTTAAGTTCCAATGAGCTGCTACAAATGGCAGGACGTGCTGGCCGTAGAGGCATTGATGAAAAGGGTCATGTCGTTCTTCTTCAAACACCATATGAAGGAGCTGAAGAATGCTGCAAAGTTCTCTTTTCTGGACTAGAACCTCTTGTTTCACAGTTTACAGCTTCGTATGGGATGGTGCTTAATCTACTTGCGGTATGCTCTTAACAAAACACTCATCAGTATAGTGATCTCCATCTTATACAGATCCATCATCCTTTGCAGGGCGCAAAATTTGCACGTAGCTCGGCTGAATCAGATGACTTGAATAACTCACAATCTGGTCGGACATTGGAAGAAGCAAGAAAGTTGGTTGAACAAAGTTTCGGAAATTATGTGGGGAGCAATGTCATGCTTGCTGCTAAGGAGGAGCTCGCTAGGATACAGACTGAGATACAGTTGCTGGCGTCGGAAATTACAGATGAAGCTATCGATAAGAAGAGTAAAAAATTACTGTCACATACATCTTACAAAGAGATTGCCGATCTTCAGGAAGAATTGAGGGTATCTAACTTTGCTAACTTTTCTACCTTGATCAAAGAATCCTGTTGTTATGCATATTGTAACAAGACCTTCTGCTTATTGTAAGAACAATCATTCTGACTTTTCTTATCAGGTAGAGAAACGTATTCGCTCTGAACTTCGGAAAATAGTGGAATGGGAGAGAATTTATTCTTTAAAGCCCCTACTCGAGGAGCTTGGGAATGAGCACTTACCTTTTATGTGTCTCCAGCATACTGATGCAGACGGTGTTCTGCATCAAATCCCTGCTGTTTATTTGGGGAAGGTTGATTCTTTAAAgactttaaaattgaaagataTGGTAAGCCTGACCCGCTTAAGTTTCTCTCCCTTTGTTCTAACTTGGAAATCTTCTCAAGTTTATCACTAAAATCATCATAAAGCTTTGGAGATGTCATTTGACTGGTTTCACCAATGGACTCATTCTGTGTCAATCTTGCGTGTACATGGTGGTTCGTGGCATCCTGTCAAATTTTAGCAATCCCTCAAATATGTTTCTTccttgttgatgttttttccTTCAAAGGTTGCTATAACTGATGAAGATATCATACACTTCCATATCGAAGTGTATGctaatataaatttgtaatgaAGAACACCTATTTCTTAAAGGTGCCATACTCTATTGTTTGATTTAGTAATGCATAGAACTGCATTTGTTAGAGAAGAAGAGGATGGAGAAGTAGAAAATTCTGGTTCAGTGTCTTAGTTTTCATTCCTTCCCTTTGCTGAGATCTCTTTAATGCGGTTTATCCCGGATTACAGGTTCACGAATCTGATTCTTTTGCGCTGACTAATGGAAGAAATTCAAGTGATGCTGAGCCTGAACATGCTGCTGAACCATCGTATTATGTAGCACTTGGTTCGGATAACTCTTGGTACCTTTTCACTGAGAAATGGATCAGAACCATCTATAAAACTGGATTTCCCAACGTTGCCTTGACTCAAGATGATGCTTTACCTCATGAAATAATGTCGAGTCTGCTTGATAAGGGAGATATGCAGTGGCAAAAGGTTGCAGACTCAGAATTTGGTGGTTTATGGTGCATGGAAGGATCACTTGAGACGTGGTCGTGGAGTTTAAATGTGCCAGTCTTGAGTAGTCTCTCTGATGATGATGAGGTAATTgaacaattaattagtaagATGCATACATTGGTGTTTATTAACATGCTGCAATTCTTTCGAAGTTGTGATCTTTAATGTGTTCTAAACTTTTTTGCAAAAACATGGTTGCTTAAAAAAGCTACCTACCGTGGTTGATTTTGCAGCATCATAATGTATATTTTGGCCATGGTGCATcagaatattatattaaacagTGGGCTAGGAGGCTTAtcaagtttgaaaaaaaataatgaaattaatgctaaccatcattttccattataatATACAAAAGTAAATAGCAGATTATTGATAATGCCTATCAATATACTTGCATAGTTGGTAAGACCCATAAGACCATCGTATGAGCAGAAAACAAGATGGTTTCTTACAGTGTGCTAATCTCAACTCtgtatttgaattataatttgcATGTGACATAAGCGATGGcttctattttgatttatcttaTAATTTCAGTTCCTCAGTAGTTCACAGTTGACAGCTGGTTGTTTCTGCTATGGCCTTAGGTCCTGAAGTTCTCTGAAGCATACAAAAATGCTGTCCAATGCTACAAGGACCAAAGAAACAAAGTTTCGCGtctgaagaaaaaaatagcaCGAACAGAAGGCTTCAGAGAATACAAGAAGATTCTAGATACAGCCAAATTTAACGAAGAAAAGATACGGAGATTGAAGGCTAGATCACTTCGTTTGTCCACTCGAATAGAGCAGATAGAACCATCTGGCTGGAAGGAATTTCTTCAGGTAATATGAAAGTCACTAATGCAAATGCCAGCTTCAAGatgttctttttttcttgaataataTGCAATATCATTCTTTTAAGCTTAACTAAGTGCTACGAgtagaaaatattttactaaacCATTTGTGTCTCCCAGATCAGCAATGTCATACATGAAGTCAGGGCATTGGATATCAACTCACACTTTATATTTCCCCTGGGTGAAACTGCTGCTGCAATTCGTGGGGAGAATGAACTCTGGTTAGCAATGGTTCTTCGAAATAAAGTCCTTGTTGATTTGAAACCTGCACAGCTTGCTGCGGTTTGTGGAGGTTTAGTGTCTGAAGGAATCAAAGTTCGGCCATGGAAAAATAATAGGTATGTTTCAAGTTACATTTGCTCCAAGTACTTCATGCTGAGGGTTGCAGTCCATTCATTACTTATAGCTGTATGCAACATTgataaaatgaatgaaaaactCCGCCAACCTTCATTTTGGGTTTGTGCAGCTATATTTATGAAGCCTCGTCCACTGTTATGAATGTGATCGCCTTTTTGGATGAACTGAAGAGCTCACTTTTGGATCTCCAGGAAAAGCATGGAGTGCAGGTAACTAGTCTTGTTTGAGTGAAGGGAATAACGTATGTAGTAATAGGTGGTTTAGTAATGCTGAAGTGAAATGGGGGGTTTGTAGATTCCTTGCTGCCTGGATAGCCAATTCGCGGGCATGGTTGAAGCTTGGGCTTCTGGTCTAACATGGAGAGAGATTATGATGGAGTGTGCCATGGACGAAGGAGATCTAGCACGCCTTTTACGACGAACCATTGATCTATTAGCACAGGTGAGGCTCTCTTTCCATTGGAGTTTCTGGCTAACTAGAGTGTCAACAGCTCTTGTAATTGACCTGTTGGTTGGTTGCAGGTGCCTAAATTGCCTGATGTTGATCCACGGCTCAAAAGCAACGCTGTGAAAGCTTCGAGCGTCATGGACCGTCCACCCATTAGTGAATTGGTAGGATGATAGCATAGTTGCCCAGTTCTCtgctagtattaatttatcatcattCTTTGCTTCCCaaagaataaaaaggaaaaaaaaagagatcaTCATTCTTTATACGTATATCTCAAGTTGTTGAAACTTGtaatcttcttcatcatcatcctATTATCCTATTGCTATCTTATTCTTTTCTAAATTTGGGTTCTTGGTGGGAAATGCAATTACTCTAAAACTagccttattctttttccttcATGCTCACACAAATAAATGGCACACCAGTGCATAATAAATGTAGaataattttgacaaaataatgaaatcaacgcaatacaattatttttattccaacGAATTATCATCcgaaaataatattccatctgGAATATTAGTTCATTTccattcatgaaaaataaaatgagctcatttccatttatgaaaagttttcttcaattcattactcatatatatcaatttatttataatttatactactagaATGCAcctttaaaactaataatcaTTTTAGTCTACTatccattaataatattttaactaaaatttcttcttctctcttactttactaattatacattaattctTGCACTATTTCAcatgttcttatttttataggcCTGAGGGAGCAATTATGTGTACATAGTTGAGCcctaaaaattcaatttttacattggtttagaaaaaaattaattttctatttgtaTCTTGCTTATATAATCTTTCTTGAgagtaatttttgtttatgacTATAAGCTTTATTAGAAAGAAGTTACCCCCACAAtctcaaaatgataaaatttctCATATTAAGTAACTATGATTTGcacattaacaaaaattaattaagttgggAATTTTGGGAGGGAAACCGGAACCGACTCATTCTCCTCTGACAGCCAGTCAAATTCGACACGCGTCTTCAATCTCAGCCGTTGTCTACCCAACAGATCTTCAACCGTTGATTGCCTTGGTGAACCGCTATAAAAACTGCAGGCACCTCTTAATATTCTTTCATAAAAGTTACCAAATTCCCAAATTTTAGAAACGTGAAGATTGAATTCTCGCGAGCGATTTCTTGTATGGAATTCGTTTAATCGACAAACCGTCTCAGCTATTTAGTgttgaatttctattttcacgaatacagttttttttttaagaaaaatctCGAAGCTGTATTCCCGGATCCTGCAATTTCTGATTCCCAACCTCTGttatttttctagttttaCATTTCTTGGGGTTCCTCGACCTTCGAAAGAATCTGGAATTTTACATGTGTTAGTGacaaatatatcatatattaaCTCGATCGAAATTATAGTTTCTGATCTGTTCCCCGATTTCTACAATCAATTTTTTGATAAGAAAAGTTGAATCGATCGATTGAAATGAACGACCAAGCAGGAATGATGAACCAGCAGCAGCTGATGAATATGAATCGGAATATGTTGAATATGCCGCAGGTAACCGAATTCAACTTTAATAAACCCTACACATTCGTTCCACCGAAGAAAAGCGGTGGGATAGCACCGGTGGTTTCTCCATTCCCGGCTACTCCGTCTGTTTTGCCGACCCCAATCTTGTCCCCTTCCACTGAAGTTTTGGGGAACATGGCGAAGGAGGAGTGGGGCGTGGATGGCTATGGCTCGATGAAGGGGTTGATAAGGCTGAGATCTCTCGGGAATGAAGACGAGGAGGAAGATGGGGGCGGGTCGAGTGAGAGCGACATGGAAGAGCATGTTGAGGTAGAGAGGAGGCTAGACCATGATTTGAGTAGGTTTGAGATGCTCTATGATCCAAATAGTGGCAATGCTGTTGGTGGGATGGAGCATCacaatattttagaaaatcgGGTCGATGATCAAGATAGTCACATTGCACAGCTGGAGGAGGAGAATTTGAATCTCAAGGAGAGGCTGTTCTTGATGGAGGGGGAGATGGGTGATCTGAGAAGGAGGCTGATGTTGCTGGAAAGGCAGGGAGGGCGAGGAGACGATGCTGGTGAGGAGGTTGTTGAGAATGTGTCTGAAAATGAGACAGAGTTCAATGGTGAGAACACACATTCAACAGGTGAGAATGATGAGAATCTGTGTGGGAGAAATGATGAGGAAGGTGTATTTGATGGTGGATTGGAAGCTGAAGCAGTAGAAACTACAGAGGGATTTTGTGTAGAAGAAAGTGGAGATGAAAGGATCAAGATGAGTAATAAAGATGATGATGTTAATACCAATGAATTTAGTGAAGCAGATGGATCTGATGGCGATGAAGCTTGCAAACTAGTGGTTGAAACTGTGAATCGTGTGTTAGAGAGTGAAGTGGCTAAACTTGGTAGTTAGGTTATGCTTTGCTTTTCATTGCAATGGTTTAAATCAATGTGTGATTAGGTTTTAATTGGAGTGTTTGGCTGCCTAATTTTCTCCACACTCTTGcttataatgaaattttacTGCCCAAGTATTCAGTTCATGTGTGATGTGTCATTACTCATTACATAATGGACGAAAGATACAATCTTTAATTGTTTCTTATTGAGCAATAACACCACAAATTCTGAGTGAGATTTTGCAATGAAACTAATACCAATAATTGGTTTACAAacatgagtatttttttatactagtGTAGAATTTGAAATTGCAAGGCTAATAGTTTTGGTCTACGAACATCACAACAACAACATTAAAGCGATGGCCTATATTACAAGTGTCTAGAAGTAacagtttattatttatttcaactacaattatttgtaattataaaGTCAAAGATATTGAAATGTAATGTAGATTGCTAATTGGACCCCTAacatatttgtgttttttgttttatataataGAATTGGGTGTGGGAGGATGAGTGACTTGGTAAAGATGAACAATAACCCCGAATTTTGATTCCAGTTATTTTGTGAACAATAACAACAATGTGTTACGATATCGTTTTGTTTAATATTCCGGCATTTCCGCATAGGATTTTAAAGAGGCCACAAAAGTTAAAATTACACTGGAAAAAACCAACGTCGGATCGGGTTGAGTAATTGGCACAATCAAACATAGTTTATGATATCAGTCAATATCTGAAGTTAacgaaaaaaccaaaaatgacCCAATTCTAGTTTTAGCAAACATAGTTTAATGacccaaaaaccaaaaatgacCCAATTCTCAAGCACAATAGAGAAATCCAATAGATTTTGGAAGGCTAAATATAAGCAACCATAAATATGGAAATGTAGTGAAGTAAAAACAGTTTATTGACTTCATTAAAAGTATAGTAAACACAGATGCGAAAGGataaatattctttattttaaataactcGAGTTTTCATCAATTCACctttattaattgaagagcTCAGTCTCACTGCATTCTGCTACACTTACAGGGAAGTTTAGCCCACTTGTTGTTGGTGAATGGTGACTGACTACTTCTAAGCATCAACTTGCATCGTTTCTCCTTGCATTGGCAACTGCTCATGTCCATACAGAGCCTTCCTCCTCTTCTTTGGCCGATACAAGAAATCTTCCGTGCCCAAAACGTATGAGACCTACAAACCAGCCAAATAAAGGAGTCGGTAAAAGAGAGGAATAGGTATAGTAATGTATGTGCAGCACAAGGAATGGAAAATCACCTTCAATGAGCTACAGTTCACCCTCATCTCTACAccattttgaaataaaagtcCTTCCATGGCTTTGCACGTATCAGAATATTCGTCTCCGCTTGAGTATAGCTTTTTGTTCCTGTAAGTTTAGCTgggattaatattttttggaagGAATGGCTTAGAAAATCAGCAATACCTCTTCAAGAATACCCCGGGATTTTTGTTACTTTCGGGAATGGCCAGGAATTCATCGTTCAAGTAAGACATGAATTTGGGGTCTATGGAGTTGGCTGCTGGGTCGAGTTTATAGAGCTCATTTTTCATCAACTGTATGGTCAAACGCATTGAGCCAGGCAACTGTAGAAGTTCAAATTGGGCCTCGTAgtcaatatatatttgaacAAGATGATTTTCACAAACTTTCCAATGTTGAAACAAAGAGCGATTAGGAGGAGGTACTTACAAACTCCATTCGGTACAAGTTATCATCTGGAAAAAGAAATTGGGCATTGTTATAGTACACTGCATCAGAAAATGATTCGGGACTTCTTGTTTTTTCATAGAAATAGAGTTGGAGGAgtttattttctgtctcctcaGTTGCAATGAATTGTAGCTGCAGAAATTACAGGGACCAATATCTTGGTCAGAAGCTGCAAActctattaaaaaatgtagtgGAAGGGGGAAAAAATCTAATGGCAATAACCTGTTTGACAAGTTTATGTATCAGCTTGTCCATCGTAAAAAGGATGTAGGATTGAGAACCAACTAGAGCTCGACAGTCATCCTCAAACTTCGCGTTATCAGAGGATCCACTTAGCAAACTGTGTAGCGCATCCTTAAATCTGTTGCAAAATATGTTGAGTTTACTATTAATGTTCATATGAGCTTCATCCAGAGAAAAGGAGAGCAAGTAGAAGATCAAGGTAAACTACCTAGCATACGAATCCTCCGAATTCCCATCATTTGAAACCCTCCATTTATTGTCAGGAGATGAAGAGTGCAACTTGGCAGTCTGCATTCTTTCATACAATATCTGTAAAAGCATGGATAGCGAGTTAAGAGGATGAAATTTGATGACTGCACTACAACCACATATACTCTTTACCTGATGAAGCCTGAAAAACAAATAGAGCGAATCATTTCCATAGAAGACATGAGAATACTTTTCTTTGCATTTTAATGCACTAGGGATGTACACTCTGATAGGCTTTGCCCATAAAAGATTATCAGGTATGGGTATTGCTCCTTCAGTGTCATTGACATCTTCCATACAGTCTGCCTCCATGCCATCACTCTCAGCTTTCTTATCATGGTCTGCATCATTATCAGGTTCTTCAGGAGAGGACTCTTCTCCATTTGCAGACTCACTTCTTGAATCATTGCCATGTTCACTTTTTGATG
This window contains:
- the LOC125207553 gene encoding DExH-box ATP-dependent RNA helicase DExH15 chloroplastic, whose amino-acid sequence is MKASSIHSFLSPSPSPYPFTATTTKGLSPLPLFRPYPRLNFQYPQLLNSNRYSRFAATHKFPNLVFPVGSSSQLSDDDIEVESDDDDEEEDDVAAEEYDVVAGEISEQYGDEEDEEVLEATEGVGPRYEEFKWQRVERIRNEVREFGEDIIDVEELASVYDFRIDKFQRLSIQAFLKGSSVVVSAPTSSGKTLIAEAAAVATFSRGKRLFYTTPLKALSNQKFRDFRETFGDTNVGLLTGDSAVNKDAQILIMTTEILRNMLYRSVGTDSSESMLSDVDVIVLDEVHYLSDISRGTVWEEIVIYCPKQVQLICLSATVANPDELAGWIGQIHGKTELVTSSKRPVPLTWHFSTKTALLPLLDQKGTSMNRKLSLNQLQLDSSRDNVYKDENPRRRKSKKYQFDVPPLTKHDMNSIRRSQVPQVVDTLWHLKARDMLPAVWFIFSRKGCDAAVQYLEDCNLLDDCEITEVELALKKFRVKYPDAVRESSAKGLLRGVAAHHAGCLPLWKSFIEELFQKGLVKVVFATETLAAGINMPARTAVVSSLTKRIDSGRTFLSSNELLQMAGRAGRRGIDEKGHVVLLQTPYEGAEECCKVLFSGLEPLVSQFTASYGMVLNLLAGAKFARSSAESDDLNNSQSGRTLEEARKLVEQSFGNYVGSNVMLAAKEELARIQTEIQLLASEITDEAIDKKSKKLLSHTSYKEIADLQEELRVEKRIRSELRKIVEWERIYSLKPLLEELGNEHLPFMCLQHTDADGVLHQIPAVYLGKVDSLKTLKLKDMVHESDSFALTNGRNSSDAEPEHAAEPSYYVALGSDNSWYLFTEKWIRTIYKTGFPNVALTQDDALPHEIMSSLLDKGDMQWQKVADSEFGGLWCMEGSLETWSWSLNVPVLSSLSDDDEVLKFSEAYKNAVQCYKDQRNKVSRLKKKIARTEGFREYKKILDTAKFNEEKIRRLKARSLRLSTRIEQIEPSGWKEFLQISNVIHEVRALDINSHFIFPLGETAAAIRGENELWLAMVLRNKVLVDLKPAQLAAVCGGLVSEGIKVRPWKNNSYIYEASSTVMNVIAFLDELKSSLLDLQEKHGVQIPCCLDSQFAGMVEAWASGLTWREIMMECAMDEGDLARLLRRTIDLLAQVPKLPDVDPRLKSNAVKASSVMDRPPISELVG
- the LOC125206402 gene encoding uncharacterized protein LOC125206402; this translates as MNDQAGMMNQQQLMNMNRNMLNMPQVTEFNFNKPYTFVPPKKSGGIAPVVSPFPATPSVLPTPILSPSTEVLGNMAKEEWGVDGYGSMKGLIRLRSLGNEDEEEDGGGSSESDMEEHVEVERRLDHDLSRFEMLYDPNSGNAVGGMEHHNILENRVDDQDSHIAQLEEENLNLKERLFLMEGEMGDLRRRLMLLERQGGRGDDAGEEVVENVSENETEFNGENTHSTGENDENLCGRNDEEGVFDGGLEAEAVETTEGFCVEESGDERIKMSNKDDDVNTNEFSEADGSDGDEACKLVVETVNRVLESEVAKLGS